Within Vigna unguiculata cultivar IT97K-499-35 chromosome 2, ASM411807v1, whole genome shotgun sequence, the genomic segment TAATATGCAATTTTGGATGTCGTAATGTTTACATGATGGCATGAAAATGCAAACTGATACCAGATACTGTGAAACTCTTACCTCCAACCTCCATACCCAGTTATTTTGTAACTTGCTGCGTATTTATTTAGCTTTAACTATTCATGACTGTCTTCTTCTTTTTGGTTTGTCGTGGCATGTGACCTTTACCCCCACTTTTCCTTTCTTTAGTCAACATACTGGTGtgccttttatttttaaacctaTTTAGTACTATCTAACTAAACTTGTTTAGCTTTTCCCTTACATGGATTATACTAaacaattttcctttttctttttgcctTTACTTTTTGCAGATGTTATATATGCCTTGTGGAGTATGAAGATGGAGACAGCATGAGAGTTCTGCCTTGTCATCATGAATTTCATACAACATGTATAGACAAGTGGCTGAAGGAGATTCATAGGTATGTGGATATAGGGATTTGGGAGCCCTTTTGGTTAATTTAGGATTACTATGACTAAAAGcttaaaatttatgtaaaattttcGATTGCTACATCTATGCATTCATGGGACTGTGGAACCTATCTAAAATGGGACAGAAAGAACATAGATGAGTGAGTTTTACATGAACTTTTTAGACTAGAAGCACTCTACTGAGTAAACTGTAAAACAAAGCAGGTAAAAACAGCAAAACTATATGATGCTAAACTTTGGTGATTGACAAAACTGACTAAATTGTTCTGCGGTCTTATTCGCTTTTCCCATGTTTTCTTCAACCTATTCAACTTGTGGTCCAACCACCATGATTTTCTGAGATGGATAATGGAAGATTTGGATGCCCTTCTGACATCATGATGTTATGGATTTCTACCGTTTTTAATTCTTGGCAATTCTTATGACCCTACTATAATAATTGATGAAATTCCTTTGCATCTTAAAACTGAGCTATATGTGTCCCGATACCATGTTGTCCTCTATTCATATGATCATTATGTTATTATCTTTACTTGCAACTCGTGCTAAAGATGCTTGGAAATGTGTATctctttaacttttattatattatacacaGGGTGTGCCCGCTATGTCGAGGGGATATCTGCGTATCTGATTCACTGCCAAGGGAGAACTAAGGTGGCCAATTTTTGATCAACATCTTCTCTGAGATATAATCATTGCTCCTTTGATCATTGATTGCACATAAGCTGATGTGACACCATCAGAAGAAGCACTCTAATTGTTGTCAATGATTATTTACTACAATTTCTGAATAAACAAATCAGACCATGGTAGAAATAGACTGAACTATTGGCTCACCACCCTGTATTGCCAGGTGAAGCAAATGCCAAAAAGGAGGGCAGTGGTGTATTGTTTAATGGAAATTCTTTTCCATTATGTTTCAGAAAAAAAAGGTTCTCTTATGATATATCCGACATCCTTTGTTTTGCCCCACTTGTTAAACAAAATTTGGGGAAAAAAGCATATGTCAAATGAGCACTTTTGGTCATGAAACTGCAGATGAACACAGCATCTTTGACTGAATCATTCTCTTTCTCTGTAGACCAGTCAACCAAGTGGCTGCAAAACCAGAAGCAGTGGTGCATGCGTGTGATGATATCCCTTTTTCACTTTTCAGAGGAAAAAGGGAAAGAAGCATTTGAATTGCCGTGTAAACTGGGGGAGACAAGTGGTAGTTGTCTCCTAACAGACCTGAAACACCACCGTCTACATTTTTTTGTTGTACAATTTGTTCTGTCCCTGTTCTTCCAATGCATGATCATGATGCAGGGTGGCTAAAGTATCATTTCATTGAAATTTAGATCACTCACTTATCTTGATTTATCtgtcaaatttttaatattttctaaatatttttataattttatattatcatatacTAATGCATTTTCCATGTTGCTGTCTCACTCACTGTTCTCAGCCTTGTTAGATCACTTgcaaaattgttataattatttaatgcaaaatgaaattttaatgaattaaaagtcgtcattttcaataatattatgCATTCATCTTTTACTTAATGTCTTTGGGTCACTGAGGAAACTAGTATTatcattttagatattaatggAAATTCAGACACCACTGTACCTCCGTGTCTACCTTTTTTATGatcataaaaaatagttaatatagTGCTCacatttttatgattataaaatattaatacaattaaaaaattcattattataataaaaaaatagttatcacAATATAAAGgataagattataaaaaagaaaaacagttaCAAAATAATGAATCACCTGCTATAATAGGCCTTAAgatataaaatgttaatttattgttttaattgaagTTCAAGTTTCAGGTGAacacataattttattaaaattagacaGAGAGTTTGTTGTTTATAGTATCATCCAGTGACATTGATTTATGTAACTGGTATCTTCGAACAAAACCACTGGtttatttagttaattataTCTTCGTTTTGTGTTGTAATCCTTTTGTCTCTATGTTGTGGTAGTTTTAGATCAGAAAATTAACAGAGATCAGAACAGTGGTGAGATTAAAacataaagtttaaaattaaacagGTTATGAAATTGTTAAGACAGATAATGATGCAAAAGTGCTCTGCATAAAGCAGTGGATGGTTGATTTGTTTGGTTGGTGTTGGGATGTGCATGTAATGAGTGAGCATGAGTTTTGGTTGGTGAGGTACAGTACTACACTATTGGTCTCGATTCAAAACAGATACAGAGATGACAGAACGGTCAGTATCATACATACATGTCACTCACTCAACCAAAACTGAACAAGTTTTCATTTCCAAAGCAATTGCTGCTTCTGAATGAGCTAGGCCATTTCCTTTTCCAAAGTAACACCTgttcatgttattttattgtattttattttatttcagtatcattacttttaagttttttgtataattttttaatattataatttcacAAGATCTACATCTTAATGAAATAAGGTATATATtgtaaactattttatttagaatatatttttattttattttagactCTCAATTTCATGTGATATGAATATGTTTTATAGAATacattatattttctaaatataatacattattaaaataagttgatttctaaataagtttattagcttatatataataataagctaaaaactagattttttagaaattaatataaattttctcGTTTTACTTTATTCTTCtctttctaaattattttcaaacaaatcTTTGTCGTACAAATCAATTATGATTGATTAAAATTgcatttcattttgaaaataattttgatataattaaataacattaactaatgtaaattagattttcattattgttattcttttttttccttcgtactttattattattgtgtgctgaaataagaaaaaaaaagatgcaTATAGAACAAACCTGCCAGATAACATGTGGTGTGTTATGTGTGATATCCACCCTCAAAAAGTTCACGTATAgcaattatttgaaaaaaaaaaaaaaaacttttgtttttagTGACAGAGAGAGATTGAGAAATGAAGGCCCAAGTAGGAGGTGGAGTGGTTTAAGTTGGGCCAGTTCGTATcagaaaatcagaaaaaaaataatgagaaaacGGCGTTGAGTTTAGTTGTTAGAGGAAGAAGAGTGAAGAAGGTGAGAAGCGTCAACACTGAATTGTGAAGATGAAGAGCATAAACGACGACGGTTCCACGCAAGATCTCGACCCTCAGAGCGACCACAGTTCCGATTACTTAGCTCACCCAAACTCTAACCCCCAACCTCACCCTCACCCGCGCCGTCCGCGGGGTTtcgcggcggcggcggcggcgacTACCAATTCCGTCGCCAAGGGaaagaaggagagagagaaggagaaggagcgAACCAAGCTCCGGGAGCGACACCGCCGGGCCATCACCAGTCGCATGCTCGCCGGCCTCCGGCAGTACGGCAATTTCCCTTTGCCCGCGCGCGCAGACATGAACGACGTACTCGCGGCGCTCGCGCGTGAGGCTGGTTGGGTTGTTGACGCCGATGGAACCACCTATCGCCAGTGTCCCCCTCCCTCTCACATGGTTCCTTTCAATTCTCCGAAATTTCACGTTTGAGCTTTAATTCACTCATGATTGCGGCTGCATATTATTGAATACTCCAATTTGTTGATGGTTCGGAAGTTGAGATGTGACAATGTGATTGAATTTAGTTAGTTGCTTGTAAGTTAGATCATTGAAAGAAAAACTAGCAGAATAAATAATACACGCCGACAGTGTAAAATTTACGCTGTCATCTAATTACAAACTACCATATTCGTTAGATTGTTGAGATTTTAATAACTGCTCTAAAAACCATCCAATGTATGATTTATATTTGGTTGACAGTATAAACTTTTAAACTGAGAGTGCATGAGTGCATGCATTTTAAAGCTGAGatgtaaaataagaaaatgaaatgaaatattgagCTGGGAAATGATCTGTTGTGATAATTTTAAGGGTTTTCCCCTTTGtgtaaatgtaatgtgttatgATGCAGGGGTCATTTGCGGCTAAATCAGTTGAAAGTCAACTCTCTGGTGGTTCTTTGAGGAATTGTTCTGTTAAGGAAACGATTGAGAATCAGACATCTGTGCTTAGAATTGATGAATGCTTGTCACCTGCATCCATTGATTCTGTTGTAATTGCAGAAAGGGACTCAAAGAACGAGAAATATACAAATGCGAGCCCCATCAATACTGTTGACTGCTTGGAGGCTGATCAGGTGATTTTGGTGGCTAATTCTAGTGGATTTATGTCATATTTGATGTTGATTTTGATATGCACGGGCTATGGTTTTAATTGCCCTTGCTGTTTTCGTCGTTTGCAGTTATCTGAAATCTGAACAATGAACTAAATATAATGGCTGTAATTTATAATGTGATTCTACATTTGCACTGTTGAGTTTCTTGATACACCATGGATTTATGATTGTAAATTTGACATTTCTCCACCTAACTTTTCTGATGGGCCAGATTTGCACTCCAATTgcataatacttttttataatatgtttttgtttttaacccGAGTAATgggtttaaatttaatttaagatgGTTGTGGAGCGATATTTGAAACCATTAGATTGCTATTGTTCTTGATAAAGTATTGTATCATtagtttgttcaatttttatttttatcaaaattcatCACTTTGCAACACTTTGTTCCTTCTGAAACAAGTCACCAAATGATTTATCAAGTTACAGTTTGCCCTTTGCAGAAATGAAAGAAGTGATGGAGTGTGTTAACctataaacttaatatttagAAATTGCTTCTCTTGATATGGAagtattttttcttaatatgaTGGTGTGTAAAGCTCACAACCGTTGGGAAAAATCTGAGTATCAGGATAAGTAAAATTCACTATAAATCTTTATAAACAAAAACTTGACAATGACAATACTGATATAGaacattttagaaaataaatattacaccTGAATTTTCTGAACTGatactaattttgtaaatatcacTTCCTCAATGGCTTTGTTTTGTTTCCTGGTATGCCATATAGTTTTTAGAATGAAACTAAATTATTCTCTGTATTAAGTGCTTTTAACTTATGCATAACTATTATATTGAGCCTTATATATGAGCAGATGTGATCCAGGACCAGCTGatagtgtaatttttttatgcagCTTATGCAAGATATTCATTCTGGGGTTCACGAAAATGATTTTACTGGCACACCATATGTTCCTGTCTATGTAAAGCTTCCAGTAAGTGTCCTTCATTTGCTTCTTGCTGAGTAACTAGCTTTGATCATGTTTAATTTCTTCGTTCTGGACAACAAATTGTAAATTTAAGACTATCATTTGTTTATCCTATTTAGTACTTTGTTTTCCTTGTATTTGATTATAAGGTTTAAAGAATTAGTCTTTTATTGCAGGCTggtattattaacaaattttgccAGTTGATTGATCCTGAAGGCATTAGGCAGGAGCTAATGCATATGAAGTCTTTAAATGTAGATGGTGTTGTTGTGGATTGTTGGTGGGGCATTGTTGAAGGCTGGAGCCCACAGAAATATGTGTGGTCTGGCTATAGGGAGCTGTTTAACATCGTTAGAAAATTCAAACTTAAGTTGCAGGTATTATTTTACTTGCTCATATAATCCTATCCCTACATAATGCATTGATATtcattgaaaaagaagaattatCAAACACAAATATGTTTGTGATATCTGTGTGCTATGTGCTATGTGTACTATGGGAGTAATATGTCTATTTAAgtcatttattttcttgtaaAGCATTTTCTCGTTTGGACTTTCGATCATGGTTATTAGTATCACACAATTCATGATACAACTGGTGCAATATAAGTGTGGGTTGTACTAATTTTGTCTGACTTGCATATGGATTGTGCAATTTGCAAACAAATTTTGTCCCCTGCATATGTACGGCCTCTGTTCCACTTAAGCTGCACTTACTGCTGGTGGGTCATGAAGGGAGATGACCCTCAACCTTAAAGTTAAATGACAGGGTacagacttttattttttaattgaggaacttttgtatttttgttccAAGACAAACACCGCCAACATATAATTTTTGACTTTGGGCCATAAGTTATCCACTGGGCATGTATTCTTACAGGACTTTCTAATATCTTTTAATCACAATATagagaataaaaaacaaaagatcTAGGTTCGTTACTATCAAGTTTTATTTTCGTATATAAACAGATATTTTCTACTCATGACATTTGGaaactgaaataaaaattattttcaaacttGTATGTTTCTTTGGTAGCTATTTAATTTGCGATGCtgttatatgtgtgtgtgtgttttgttatattgCTCTTagatttatctttattatgattttgaatcttGCTATTCATGATTCTGAAAATGAGCCTTCGGATCCATCATTTGTATCCCAATTCAGCCACCATTGATAGATTCCTGCCTATTAAACACTTGAAACTAGTAAAAAACATGAACATGAATGACATAGTATGGAATAAAGAATTTCAGAACGAACGGATGTTGTCTACTACCTATGACATCTATTATTTATATGGAAATTTACACATAATAGCCAGTGGATGATTTCATTAATACTGTTCCTTGAAGAAATGTTTCTTCAGTGTAATTCGTAAAACCATGCTCTAGCAAGCATAATATTTGAGACACCATTTAGAATGTCTTTAGAGGTTTCTATGATTGGATTTGTATTTATGTCATGGGAATTTGGAACCATCTTTGAAGGTTTTGGAGAACCTTTCTTGATTCTTGTTTAAAATTCTGAAGGTTGTTATGGCATTTCATGAATGTGGAGGGAATGATTCTAGTGATGCATTGATTTCCCTCCCACAATGGGTTTTGGATATTGGAAAAGACAACCAGGATATATTCTTCACAGATCGTGAAGGACGGAGGAATACTGAATGCCTTTCTTGGGGGATTGACAAAGAACGAGTTCTCAAAGGAAGAACTGGAATTGAGGTATGAAAATTTCTATCCCTACTGCTAGATTCAAAGATTTGACATTCACGTTATTGTTAAATGGTTGTTAGTTACATTTACATACTAATTTCCTGTATTGTTGTACATTTCaccttattaaaaaaataaaagagcaGTTCTTTCTAGTATGTGCAGAATTCTATGTGGTCATAGATTATATTCTTTGAAGTATTCTTAAATTGAAATCTACTAGTGTTTTCATTTCTTGTGTTTGTTAGTGATTAGCCTTTTCTGAAAATATGCAGGTCTATTTCGATATGATGAGAAGCTTTCGGACAGAGTTTGATGACCTGTTTGCAGAAGGTCTGATTTCTGCTGTTGAAGTTGGACTTGGAGCATCCGGAGAGCTGAAATATCCTTCTTTCTCAGAAAGAATGGGATGGAGGTATCCTGGTATCGGTGAGTTTCAGGTACCTCATATTGTGGCTTAATTGCAAAATTGTTGCATTATTCTGTACCATAAATAGTGTGCGTGCTATCATATTATAAAGTAGTCCTGTTTGCTGTCTCATCTTCTATGGGCAGTGCTATGATAAATACCTGCAACATAGTCTGCGGAGAGCAGCAAAATTACGTGGTCATTCTTTCTGGGCTAGAGGACCTGATAATGCTGGACATTACAATTCTATGCCGCATGAAACTGGATTCTTTTGTGAGCGAGGTGATTATGACAATTACTATGGACGATTCTTCTTACATTGGTACTCCCAGACATTAATAGACCATGCAGATAATGTTTTGTCTCTTGCAACCCTTGCTTTCGAGGagacaaaaataattgtcaAGGTAGTGTTCCTGGtatatcagttttttttttctccagtAGTTTTGTCAAGGTCGTATGACTAAATTTGGATGATGTTTGTTATTGGCAGTATTATCAGGGTCTGCATTATTTAGATTCAATTTGGTATCCCCTTTCAAATTTGGGTTCCATTTACTACACGTTTTCCATTAAAGAGAAACTTTTCATGGAATAAATGTTAATGGTATATAACTCCTTACTTGTAAAATATAGAATTTGAgtgcataaataaaaaatttggttaagAAATGGATATAGTAAAAGCCAAACGGAACAGAGTGAAAACTTGTGAGCAAAACTGGTAAATaagataatatcaatatctgaAAGGAAACTCAATTTTAGAATTAACATTTGGACACAGATTTGGAAAACTAACAATAGCTAAGGAATTTATATCCAAGTCTCAAATGTGATATCATCTTTCAGGAATCGTTCTGCAGCTGACCCAAATGGATCATGATGATATTTTGTTACTATACTACAGTCGACTATGGTTGACTTGTATTGTATAAggaaaaaccaaattttaatttttctcttcaGTTTTTTTCTTAAGATGTTTATTGTCTCAGATATTTAACCTTAGGAAGCATAGTCATTACATCTCTTTAAAAGTCATATCCTGCCGTAGAAAGTACAATTATATAAACTGAAACTACATTTTCTTTAAAGTGACAATGATTTCATGTAGGTTCCTGCTGTATACTGGTGGTACAAGACTCCAAGTCATGCAGCAGAGTTGACAGCAGGATATCACAACCCAACAAATCAGGATGGGTACTCTCCTGTGTTTGAGGTTCTAAGAAAACATGCTGTCACCATGAAGTTCGTCTGCTTAGGGTTTCATCTTTCCAGCCAGGAAGCTAACGAATCATTGATTGATCCTGAGGGTCTGAGTTGGCAGGTAATGCTTTCTATGTTCTTAACCTTTGCAAGTATAATTTTTCTGATGACAAGTTTTGTAGTTACCTGCGTGAAGGCAGGAATCTTACTGATTTAGGTACTTTGCAGAACTTATTTTGGTCAACTTGGACGATTGGTCCCAaggatgtttttatttttgttatgagaTCATTGTTTGTTTTATGTTTACACAGGTGTTAAACTCAGCTTGGGATCGTGGGTTGATAGCTGGTGGAGAGAATGCACTCCTTTGCTACGATAGGGAAGGGTACAAGAGATTGGTTGACACGGCAAAGCCGAGAAATGATCCTGATCATCGACATTTTTCATTCTTTGTTTACCAGCAACCATCTTTGCTGCAGGCTAATGTTTGCTTGTCCGATTTGGATTTCTTCGTTAAATGCATGCATGGTAAGGACCCCTGGAATTTACTTTGTTCTATGTGAGAAGTAGTATTCTTGTTACGTGGTTGTTTGCACAAAGCacgatattttttaaaatcattatccCAATTAGTGTTTTCTACCTATACGTTCTGCAAGTTCACTTACATATGTTTTTAGGGAATTCTGGTCTTTTTatgagatgaaaataattttttttaagtaccAATATCAAaactcattaaaaatatatttaaacctttGAAATTTGATATGCATTAAAGCATTAAGTTTCTTTATCTATATCCGTTGTCAAGTTCCTGTTCAGCAAATATTTTCCATCTAATGTTTATTAATATAGCTAGCTATTCTTGCAGGTGAGATGATGGATCTGTAATGGCTGCAAATTGTAAAGTTTTAACTGTAGGTCATTTCATGGGGGTAAATGCCATTTGTAACAATGTCAtctacatataataatattcgTAGCGTTGGCTTCAAGAAGTGGCCTAGTTCTCAAGCAGCGCCGTATTAAGGCATTCCAACATCTAATCTTTCTAACCGATAAAATAGGCAATTATAAAATGTGATTATGGATGGCAATGTTGGTTAAGAAATTTGCTAGCGATAATAAAAAGCATTTTAGTCTAtctgtattattattattccaaATGTATTTATTTGGGTGGTTCGGGAACCATTCAGCTAATGGATGTCTACCGCGATGAAAGTATACATAGCATTGGGTTAGTGCAAAACTTGAATTATAAGCAGTTAAGATAACAATGCTTTTACAGAAGGCCCCAGCATAAAACGAGTGATTTGAAACTGAGcttttgttgtttttggttCTGTATGGATTCACTGAGACTTCtatttacataaatatatacTGCTTTAAAACTGATTGATTTGAAAGATTTGGTCAGCATAATACTCTCCATCTGAACGTTAGACATCAGGTGCTCGCAAAATAAtgtaatcaaaacaaaattgaaaagcGAAGCCCATTCGTGTGTGGATATCTGGAGCATTATGAAACATAGATATGACACTtcagcaacaaaaaaaaaaacatgcccAAGTTAGTAGTTATAAGCATTATACATTTCATCAAACGAAtcagataagaaaaaaaatccaatgaCAATGTTGTAGAAATAGAAATGTTGGGGTTAGGGCTGGTAGTGACAATGAATATAACTGAATGAAGCTATGGTGGTGAAGAACTGGTGACCTATAATGGAAAAACCATCCTAAATCCCACAACAAtctatttaaatattcataatcaaaGAAACATCTTGCATGTGTGTGAGTATTATAATATCAAGAAACAGCACAAACAGATGCAGAACACACCTCAGGTTATACCGGTCCAACTCTCAATACTAGTGAAACCTTATCTTTGAGAATCGCAATACTGAGGAAATTCACATTTGCACAAACCTGCTCTAACCTGGTACATACAAATACGTGTTTTTAACATGAGAATATATAGTTATTTCAAGACAGACTAGACAGTAGGCATAGAAATTGTTCTCGAAgtgttttcatttttcaaacctGCTAATTATTGGATTAAAGGAATATTGTCCTAGAAAACTATAGCCAATATCAACTGAccatattaactaaaaaaaactgAAATGTGCATTTCAAAAGCCCAAACATCAAAAAGGATTTCGCAAGAGGTGTGACAGCTACTGAAATAATTGCATCACCCATATTTTTGTTCTCTTGTGCTGAAGTACTAGATACTGAATCATAAACAATAATACGGTGTTTACAGGAAGATCCGAACCAAAAAGGCCATGACATCTACTCACCTTACGAAATGTAAAAGATACCCTTCTTGAAGCTCTTCTAATGATATTGCCATTAACTTTATCTATCTGTGGGgagacaaaatatattatcaagaCACACACTTAAATGCACTTCAAGTAAAGAACCAATCTTCAAGTTTTCTGCCAACAGATAATAATATACTAACGATAAATGTCAGAAATTAGAACAATAAAGTTGCCCTGCTATGAAACACATGAAAACAGCTGCAAACTTATGAGACTGATACTATTAGCAGGCACCTTAATTGATAAAAGGTTATAAGTTCATCAAAATACAACGTTTTCGGTTTTTAATATGGTCTTTTATAAATCGAGCACGCTTATCTGAGGTGCTCCATTTGAAAAGCATCATGAGGAAACACTGATTGTCTAGTAATGAAAGAAACATTATGAACTTAATATCTTAAATACAGAAATTCTCAAACAAGGATCCTTTTGGAAAATGGgatcttttactaattttatattgaaaatttagGAAAACTTTTGGCTTGCACTCTCATGCCTTTTAAAGATATGTTTTTCATGATTTCTCCATTTAAATGACCACAAATAAACAACTTACAAACCATGATAGTAAACAGGATTTTGAAATGTAACAATTTCTTTCCACATGTAAAAGGACACATCATAATCATTTCTAAAACATCACACCTTGTGATGTGGAATGTAATGATGCCATGCATAACGTGCTTCTCCAGACAACAGTAGCAAAGACCGAGGAGGAAGATAGATAGCTCTCcttataaaatttgattgatcTTCTGTATTTTCTGCTTTTGCAATAGAACTTGAGGCAACTTTAGGAAGCCGATCACCATTTTCATACCGTCTGAACTCCATTATACAGGGCCCTGATAATGAAAGGCTGAAAATTAAATCTTCAAATGCAGAGTGAGTGTCTATATGAGGGGACAGACCCACTCCAGGTGGGTACTCATTTACCTGGTGGTGCATAACAACAATTAACTTAGAACATCATAAACAGtacttattatattatatgcaaTAACTCATTTTCCCATAT encodes:
- the LOC114173429 gene encoding beta-amylase 8 isoform X2 — its product is MKSINDDGSTQDLDPQSDHSSDYLAHPNSNPQPHPHPRRPRGFAAAAAATTNSVAKGKKEREKEKERTKLRERHRRAITSRMLAGLRQYGNFPLPARADMNDVLAALAREAGWVVDADGTTYRQCPPPSHMGSFAAKSVESQLSGGSLRNCSVKETIENQTSVLRIDECLSPASIDSVVIAERDSKNEKYTNASPINTVDCLEADQLMQDIHSGVHENDFTGTPYVPVYVKLPAGIINKFCQLIDPEGIRQELMHMKSLNVDGVVVDCWWGIVEGWSPQKYVWSGYRELFNIVRKFKLKLQVVMAFHECGGNDSSDALISLPQWVLDIGKDNQDIFFTDREGRRNTECLSWGIDKERVLKGRTGIEVYFDMMRSFRTEFDDLFAEGLISAVEVGLGASGELKYPSFSERMGWRYPGIGEFQCYDKYLQHSLRRAAKLRGHSFWARGPDNAGHYNSMPHETGFFCERGDYDNYYGRFFLHWYSQTLIDHADNVLSLATLAFEETKIIVKVPAVYWWYKTPSHAAELTAGYHNPTNQDGYSPVFEVLRKHAVTMKFVCLGFHLSSQEANESLIDPEGLSWQVMLSMFLTFASIIFLMTSFVVTCVKAGILLI
- the LOC114173429 gene encoding beta-amylase 8 isoform X1; translated protein: MKSINDDGSTQDLDPQSDHSSDYLAHPNSNPQPHPHPRRPRGFAAAAAATTNSVAKGKKEREKEKERTKLRERHRRAITSRMLAGLRQYGNFPLPARADMNDVLAALAREAGWVVDADGTTYRQCPPPSHMGSFAAKSVESQLSGGSLRNCSVKETIENQTSVLRIDECLSPASIDSVVIAERDSKNEKYTNASPINTVDCLEADQLMQDIHSGVHENDFTGTPYVPVYVKLPAGIINKFCQLIDPEGIRQELMHMKSLNVDGVVVDCWWGIVEGWSPQKYVWSGYRELFNIVRKFKLKLQVVMAFHECGGNDSSDALISLPQWVLDIGKDNQDIFFTDREGRRNTECLSWGIDKERVLKGRTGIEVYFDMMRSFRTEFDDLFAEGLISAVEVGLGASGELKYPSFSERMGWRYPGIGEFQCYDKYLQHSLRRAAKLRGHSFWARGPDNAGHYNSMPHETGFFCERGDYDNYYGRFFLHWYSQTLIDHADNVLSLATLAFEETKIIVKVPAVYWWYKTPSHAAELTAGYHNPTNQDGYSPVFEVLRKHAVTMKFVCLGFHLSSQEANESLIDPEGLSWQVLNSAWDRGLIAGGENALLCYDREGYKRLVDTAKPRNDPDHRHFSFFVYQQPSLLQANVCLSDLDFFVKCMHGEMMDL